In a single window of the Hydrogenobaculum sp. 3684 genome:
- the rpsD gene encoding 30S ribosomal protein S4, whose translation MGRKIQAWSKVDRRFGVVVSGKLSGNKILTRRNFPPGQHGRTKGRRAKSTEFGLRLNEKQKLKMLYGGLRESQFRKYFDKASKAKGNTASVMIELLERRLDNVVYRLGIACTRRQARQFVVHGHIMVNGKKVDIPSYQVNVGDIIEVYSKDIPQIRQNLENLDPRSVPHWLEIDKDNFRGKVVDKPKDVVLEVPINMQYIIEYYSRV comes from the coding sequence ATGGGAAGAAAAATACAAGCTTGGTCTAAAGTAGATAGAAGGTTTGGCGTTGTTGTTTCAGGGAAGTTAAGCGGCAACAAGATTTTAACCAGAAGAAATTTCCCACCAGGTCAACACGGTAGAACCAAAGGTCGTAGGGCTAAATCTACAGAGTTTGGGCTTAGGTTAAATGAAAAACAAAAACTTAAAATGTTGTACGGTGGTTTAAGAGAGTCTCAATTTAGAAAGTACTTTGATAAAGCTTCAAAGGCAAAAGGTAATACAGCTTCTGTAATGATAGAGCTTTTAGAAAGACGCTTAGATAACGTAGTTTATAGATTGGGTATAGCTTGTACCAGAAGGCAAGCTCGTCAGTTTGTAGTACATGGCCATATAATGGTAAACGGAAAGAAAGTTGACATACCATCCTATCAGGTAAACGTTGGAGATATAATAGAGGTGTACTCTAAAGATATACCTCAGATAAGGCAAAACCTTGAAAACCTTGATCCAAGAAGCGTACCTCACTGGCTTGAAATAGATAAAGATAATTTTAGAGGTAAAGTTGTGGATAAACCTAAGGATGTTGTTTTGGAAGTGCCTATAAACATGCAGTACATCATTGAGTATTATTCAAGGGTGTAA
- a CDS encoding DNA-directed RNA polymerase subunit alpha yields MKEFIFPMKIYWEEKDKNYGRFVVEPLERGYGTTIGNALRRVLLSSIYGSAITAVKIEGVQHEFSTIEGVQEDVLQIIANLKNVRFDLKDSDLEILYLEKNAPGVVLASDIKTPPNVTIINKDAYIATINSANTTLKMEIRIERGKGYVMSDEMEQIGEAGWIVLDADFSPIKVVAFRVEATRVGDRTDYDKLTFELTTNGVVSPETAVQQAVELIVKHMNMLTNISYEVPTLPEPMPPDELMEKLTFSIEELDISQRALNSLKRIGVTTIGELVQLTEDELKSSKNIGRKALTEIKEALKNMGFSLGMNIGEQRGSEV; encoded by the coding sequence ATGAAAGAGTTTATTTTTCCGATGAAAATATATTGGGAAGAAAAAGATAAAAATTACGGTAGGTTTGTTGTGGAACCCTTAGAAAGGGGCTATGGCACCACAATAGGCAATGCTCTTAGAAGGGTTTTACTCTCTTCTATATACGGTAGTGCTATCACCGCTGTAAAGATAGAAGGTGTTCAACACGAGTTTTCTACTATTGAAGGTGTCCAAGAAGATGTTTTACAGATTATAGCAAATCTTAAAAATGTTAGATTTGACTTGAAAGATTCTGATTTAGAGATTTTATATTTAGAAAAAAATGCGCCAGGTGTTGTTTTAGCTTCCGATATCAAAACTCCTCCAAATGTCACCATTATAAACAAAGATGCTTACATTGCTACGATAAACTCTGCTAATACAACTCTTAAAATGGAAATACGTATAGAAAGAGGCAAAGGTTATGTCATGTCTGATGAAATGGAGCAAATAGGAGAAGCTGGATGGATAGTGCTTGATGCTGATTTTTCTCCTATAAAAGTTGTAGCTTTTAGAGTAGAGGCTACTAGAGTAGGCGATAGAACAGATTACGATAAGCTTACTTTTGAGCTTACCACTAACGGTGTTGTATCTCCAGAGACTGCTGTTCAACAAGCTGTAGAACTTATAGTGAAACATATGAACATGCTTACAAATATATCCTATGAAGTACCTACTTTGCCAGAGCCTATGCCCCCTGATGAGCTAATGGAAAAACTTACATTTTCTATAGAAGAGCTTGATATTTCTCAAAGAGCTTTAAATTCACTAAAAAGAATAGGGGTAACTACCATAGGAGAACTTGTACAGCTTACAGAGGATGAGCTTAAAAGCTCTAAAAACATAGGTAGAAAAGCTTTGACCGAGATAAAAGAAGCTCTTAAAAATATGGGTTTTTCTTTAGGTATGAACATAGGAGAACAAAGAGGTTCAGAGGTGTAA
- the rplQ gene encoding 50S ribosomal protein L17 has protein sequence MRHRVKKKHFSRTAEQRTALMRSLARSLILFEKIESSEAKLKALRPFVERLITLAKKGDLASRRRALSLLPDKEAIRKLFTELAPRFEGRNGGYTRIVKLPNRKPGDSTELAIIEFVE, from the coding sequence ATGAGACATAGAGTTAAGAAAAAACATTTTAGTAGAACTGCTGAACAAAGAACCGCTTTGATGAGGTCTTTGGCAAGGTCTCTAATATTGTTTGAGAAGATAGAAAGCTCTGAAGCCAAGTTAAAGGCTTTAAGACCGTTTGTGGAAAGGCTTATAACACTAGCTAAGAAAGGCGATTTGGCTTCTAGGAGAAGGGCTTTGTCGCTTCTTCCAGATAAAGAGGCAATTAGAAAGCTTTTTACAGAACTAGCTCCTAGGTTTGAAGGAAGGAACGGTGGTTACACAAGGATCGTTAAGCTACCAAACCGGAAGCCAGGAGATAGTACAGAGCTTGCAATAATAGAGTTTGTTGAATGA
- a CDS encoding YggT family protein — translation MIARLLDALIEVYIIFVIIYSLGSWFPQFTNNSFFDFLARIIEPPLEVIRKVIPPMAGLDLSPAALIFILVVLQHILR, via the coding sequence ATGATAGCAAGACTTCTAGACGCTCTTATTGAGGTTTATATAATTTTTGTAATTATATATTCTCTTGGCTCTTGGTTTCCGCAATTTACAAACAACAGTTTTTTTGATTTTTTAGCAAGGATAATAGAGCCACCTCTTGAGGTTATAAGAAAGGTTATACCACCTATGGCTGGGCTTGATTTGTCCCCAGCGGCGCTTATATTTATATTGGTGGTATTGCAGCATATTTTGAGATAG
- the ffh gene encoding signal recognition particle protein, whose amino-acid sequence MLELLTEKISGSLEKLKGAKKLNEKLVNDTLRDIRAALLEADVDYDVAKDFIKRLRERIFSEEIKTHLSPTDMIIMSVYDELVKTLGGNASPLEEGVVMFVGLQGTGKTTTIGKLANLMKKNGRSVMTVSTDVRRPAAMLQLKRVSELAGVEYLEFSPDKNPVDIAKEAFEAFKSKKYDYLFLDTAGRLHIDNELMEELRAIKEAVKPSEVIYVADSMQGQEALSVAKTFNEVVGLTGAILTKMDGDTRGGVALSIKDAIGIPIKYIGVGEKLEDIDQFYPDRIAQRILGLGDLQSLIEKAEQVISEDEAQAITYKMMRGEFDLNDLKKNISFMMNMGPLDKVLSMLPGVGSQLKNIKIDQKIFKRIIAMIDSMTPEERANPNIINLSRKQRIAKGSGTTVSDVNKLLKQYQDMKKMIRKLKNQKSPFGGLGLPF is encoded by the coding sequence ATGCTGGAACTTTTAACGGAAAAGATTAGCGGGAGTTTAGAGAAGCTAAAAGGTGCTAAAAAGTTAAACGAAAAGTTAGTTAACGATACACTTAGAGACATTAGAGCTGCTTTGTTGGAAGCTGATGTAGATTACGATGTAGCAAAAGATTTTATTAAAAGACTAAGAGAACGTATTTTTTCTGAAGAGATAAAAACCCACCTATCCCCCACGGATATGATTATAATGAGCGTTTACGATGAGCTTGTTAAAACGCTTGGGGGAAATGCTTCTCCTTTAGAAGAAGGGGTGGTAATGTTTGTTGGTCTTCAAGGTACTGGTAAAACTACAACAATAGGTAAGCTGGCAAACCTCATGAAGAAAAACGGTAGAAGCGTTATGACAGTATCTACAGACGTAAGAAGACCAGCAGCCATGCTTCAATTAAAGCGTGTATCTGAGTTAGCGGGTGTAGAATATTTAGAATTTAGTCCAGACAAAAACCCTGTTGATATAGCCAAAGAGGCGTTTGAGGCTTTTAAAAGCAAAAAATACGATTATTTGTTTTTAGACACCGCCGGTAGGCTTCATATAGATAACGAATTGATGGAAGAGTTAAGAGCTATCAAAGAAGCTGTAAAGCCGTCTGAGGTTATATACGTAGCCGATAGCATGCAAGGGCAAGAAGCTCTCTCTGTAGCAAAAACTTTTAACGAAGTTGTAGGGCTTACTGGAGCTATTCTTACCAAAATGGATGGTGATACCAGAGGTGGCGTAGCGCTTTCTATAAAAGATGCCATAGGTATCCCCATAAAGTATATAGGTGTGGGTGAAAAGTTAGAGGATATAGATCAGTTTTATCCAGATAGAATTGCTCAAAGGATATTAGGTCTTGGTGATTTGCAAAGTCTTATAGAGAAAGCCGAGCAGGTTATTAGTGAGGATGAGGCTCAAGCTATAACCTATAAAATGATGAGAGGTGAGTTTGATTTAAATGACTTGAAGAAAAATATAAGTTTTATGATGAATATGGGTCCTCTTGATAAAGTGCTTTCAATGTTACCAGGGGTTGGTTCCCAACTGAAAAATATAAAGATTGATCAAAAGATATTTAAACGTATTATAGCTATGATAGATTCTATGACTCCTGAAGAAAGGGCAAATCCAAACATTATAAACTTAAGTCGTAAACAAAGGATAGCCAAAGGTAGCGGTACTACCGTTTCCGATGTTAACAAGCTTTTAAAACAATATCAGGATATGAAAAAGATGATTAGAAAGCTGAAAAATCAAAAATCACCGTTTGGTGGTTTGGGGCTTCCGTTTTAA
- the rpsP gene encoding 30S ribosomal protein S16, translating to MVKIRLARFGRTHHPIYRIVAMDSKSPREGHYLDILGTYDPKSGNVINLNKEAIDQWIKKGAQLSDRVKAILKQTNANVNANS from the coding sequence TTGGTAAAGATAAGATTGGCTAGATTTGGTAGAACACATCATCCTATATATAGGATAGTGGCTATGGATTCAAAGTCCCCAAGAGAGGGGCATTATTTGGATATTTTAGGCACCTACGATCCAAAATCTGGCAACGTAATAAACTTAAACAAAGAAGCCATAGATCAATGGATTAAAAAGGGTGCTCAGCTTTCCGATAGGGTGAAAGCTATCTTGAAACAAACCAACGCTAACGTTAATGCAAATTCTTAA
- a CDS encoding KH domain-containing protein: MSQAKDLVEIFAKSLVEDVSKVNVVEVEGEQTVVIELRVGPQDIGKVIGKQGRIAKALRTLVSAMGRKSGKKYMLEIIE, from the coding sequence ATGAGTCAAGCTAAAGACCTTGTGGAAATCTTCGCAAAAAGCCTAGTAGAGGACGTATCAAAGGTGAACGTAGTTGAGGTCGAGGGAGAGCAAACCGTTGTTATAGAGCTAAGGGTTGGCCCTCAAGATATAGGTAAGGTCATAGGTAAACAAGGGCGCATAGCTAAGGCCCTGAGAACGCTTGTATCGGCTATGGGTAGAAAAAGCGGCAAAAAATATATGTTAGAGATTATAGAGTAA
- a CDS encoding DEAD/DEAH box helicase produces the protein MSLFSKLSLELQKALEDAGYKEPTPIQRDTIPLALEGYDILGQAATGTGKTGAFAIPIVEKLQKGKPGVKALVLTPTRELAIQVKEQIYMLTKYKRLSSYVFYGGTSVKQNLDILQNKNVDILIGTPGRIKDLIDRKALNLSNVEYLVLDEFDQMLDMGFIEDIEYIISFLPKERTTYMFSATVPNRIELLAKRFLKSDFKFEKVPSVELKPNIEEKMIKLSSPGEKIHELMHIIDTHPMEKMLVFVKTKKDAKDLFFLLTKKGIRVQALHGDLTQRQREKALSAFKSGAVSILIATDVAARGLDIKDVGVVINYNIPEDPELYIHRIGRTGRIGKSGKAFSLICPEDSKALLRIKKLRSKISV, from the coding sequence ATGTCATTATTCTCAAAACTTAGTTTAGAACTACAAAAAGCTTTGGAGGATGCTGGATACAAAGAACCAACACCCATTCAAAGGGATACCATTCCTTTAGCGTTGGAAGGTTACGATATCTTGGGACAAGCTGCCACCGGGACCGGGAAGACAGGAGCTTTTGCTATACCAATAGTGGAAAAGCTTCAAAAGGGAAAACCAGGTGTTAAAGCTCTTGTGCTGACACCCACTAGAGAGCTAGCTATACAGGTAAAAGAGCAAATATACATGCTTACCAAATATAAAAGGCTTTCTTCTTACGTATTTTATGGTGGGACTTCTGTAAAACAGAATTTGGATATTTTGCAAAATAAAAACGTGGATATCTTAATAGGAACTCCTGGACGTATAAAAGACCTTATTGATAGGAAGGCTTTAAATTTGTCAAACGTAGAATATCTTGTTTTGGATGAATTTGATCAAATGCTTGATATGGGCTTTATAGAAGACATAGAATATATAATAAGCTTCTTACCAAAAGAAAGGACCACTTATATGTTTTCTGCCACTGTGCCAAACCGTATTGAGCTTTTAGCAAAAAGATTTTTAAAGAGTGATTTCAAATTTGAGAAAGTGCCATCGGTAGAGTTAAAACCAAACATAGAAGAGAAGATGATAAAGTTATCTTCACCTGGAGAAAAAATACACGAGCTTATGCATATAATAGACACCCATCCTATGGAAAAAATGCTTGTTTTTGTAAAAACTAAAAAAGATGCGAAAGATTTATTTTTCTTGCTTACGAAAAAAGGCATAAGAGTTCAAGCTCTTCATGGAGATCTTACGCAAAGACAAAGAGAAAAAGCTCTAAGTGCATTTAAATCTGGTGCTGTTAGCATATTGATAGCTACCGATGTTGCTGCCAGAGGCCTTGATATAAAAGACGTAGGAGTTGTAATAAACTACAACATACCAGAAGATCCAGAGCTTTACATACATAGGATAGGAAGAACTGGTAGAATAGGCAAAAGCGGTAAAGCGTTTTCTTTAATATGTCCAGAAGATTCCAAAGCGCTTTTACGCATAAAAAAGCTTAGGTCAAAAATATCGGTTTAA
- a CDS encoding hydroxymethylpyrimidine/phosphomethylpyrimidine kinase, which produces MKSIVLVFAGYDQTSGAGVIADARTITCIGAHPVCITTSFVIQNTKGVKEVIFLEPDIIKKHIDILDVKPKVVKIGVVGDDNAIRLISKAIDTLKPEHVVLDTPLFSKNDTPLFKSLELYKDLIVSKATIITPNIKEASFITGIDIKTKKDIEQAANIFLDMGVRHVVIKGGHREDEPGVDFYKSMEESFEIKKDFIQTRTTHGTGCVYASSIASYLAIGNDVKASIIKAKDYVDRAIKQGYMLNNDKDSWGVLNISTP; this is translated from the coding sequence ATGAAAAGTATAGTGCTTGTGTTTGCAGGATATGACCAAACCTCTGGGGCAGGAGTTATAGCGGATGCCAGGACAATAACTTGTATAGGAGCTCACCCGGTTTGCATAACCACCTCTTTTGTGATTCAAAATACAAAAGGGGTAAAAGAAGTAATATTTTTAGAACCAGATATTATTAAAAAACATATAGATATACTAGATGTAAAGCCTAAAGTTGTAAAAATAGGCGTAGTAGGAGATGACAACGCCATAAGGCTCATATCAAAAGCTATAGACACATTAAAACCAGAACACGTGGTATTGGATACACCTCTTTTTTCCAAAAACGATACACCTCTTTTTAAAAGCTTAGAACTTTATAAAGATTTAATAGTATCAAAAGCCACCATCATAACACCAAACATAAAAGAAGCCTCTTTTATAACAGGCATTGATATAAAAACTAAAAAGGATATAGAACAAGCGGCAAACATCTTTCTTGATATGGGAGTAAGGCACGTAGTTATAAAAGGTGGACATAGAGAAGATGAACCAGGCGTTGATTTTTACAAAAGTATGGAAGAAAGCTTTGAAATAAAAAAGGATTTTATACAAACAAGAACTACACATGGCACAGGATGTGTCTACGCTTCTTCTATAGCGTCTTATTTAGCTATTGGAAACGACGTAAAGGCTTCCATAATAAAAGCCAAAGATTACGTAGATAGAGCAATAAAACAAGGGTATATGCTAAACAACGACAAAGATAGCTGGGGTGTACTCAACATAAGCACCCCATAA
- the lptB gene encoding LPS export ABC transporter ATP-binding protein produces the protein MIEVSNISKSIKNNPIISDVSLQINPGEIIGLMGPNGAGKTTIFNAISGFIKVDKGTIKIDDQEVTHYPPYKRAKFGLSFLPQEHSLFEEITTWDNMLMFADFIYKNKKDAQNISEELLQHFGLLEHKDKKAGELSGGMKRKLEVARCLLIEPSYIMLDEPFAGVDPVAISDIKRMLLDLKEKNIGILITDHNVFELLRLIDRGYIINHGSVLAEGTPKDLLKNNKVREVYIGYEIEL, from the coding sequence ATGATAGAAGTATCAAATATTTCTAAAAGCATCAAAAACAACCCTATAATATCTGATGTATCGTTACAAATAAACCCAGGCGAAATAATAGGGCTTATGGGTCCAAACGGTGCTGGTAAAACCACAATATTTAATGCTATTTCTGGTTTTATAAAAGTTGATAAGGGAACTATAAAAATAGACGATCAAGAAGTAACCCATTACCCACCTTACAAAAGGGCAAAGTTTGGTCTTTCTTTTTTGCCTCAAGAGCATTCTTTGTTTGAAGAGATAACAACCTGGGACAACATGCTTATGTTTGCAGATTTTATATACAAAAACAAAAAAGATGCACAAAATATATCTGAAGAACTCCTTCAACATTTTGGGCTTTTAGAGCACAAAGATAAAAAAGCAGGTGAATTATCCGGTGGTATGAAAAGAAAATTAGAGGTGGCAAGATGCCTTTTGATAGAACCATCTTACATAATGCTTGACGAACCGTTTGCTGGAGTAGACCCAGTGGCTATTTCAGATATAAAAAGAATGCTTTTAGATTTAAAAGAAAAAAACATCGGTATACTCATCACCGATCACAACGTTTTTGAGCTTTTAAGATTGATAGATAGAGGTTATATAATAAACCACGGGAGCGTGTTGGCAGAAGGGACTCCAAAAGATTTGTTAAAAAACAACAAAGTAAGAGAAGTATACATAGGATATGAAATAGAGCTATGA
- a CDS encoding nitrous oxide reductase accessory protein NosL, translating into MRKVNPLWLLMLAQIGLILYGFYRLTLTRLNVRWFEVVWVVLGPVILMSFFGIYTYYNIKNAYKEPSEVRTSDRCPVCGAFVYSHLNTITEIYLDGKYMYFDSFKDMLKFIKDMDFYISYRKLNIKDKNIKSIYTKDFQTKQWIDGKKAFYVSINDDIYAFSSLESAKDFAALNNVHEIKTFDKLLT; encoded by the coding sequence ATGAGAAAGGTAAATCCATTATGGCTTTTAATGCTTGCACAAATAGGACTTATACTTTATGGCTTTTATAGGCTAACACTTACAAGGTTAAACGTAAGATGGTTTGAAGTTGTTTGGGTTGTTTTAGGCCCCGTGATATTGATGTCTTTTTTTGGTATCTATACATATTACAATATAAAAAACGCATACAAAGAACCTTCTGAGGTAAGAACATCAGACAGATGTCCCGTTTGTGGGGCTTTCGTATATTCACACCTAAACACCATAACAGAAATTTACTTAGATGGTAAATATATGTATTTTGACTCTTTTAAAGATATGTTAAAATTTATTAAAGATATGGATTTTTATATATCTTACAGAAAGCTAAATATAAAAGATAAAAACATCAAATCTATTTATACAAAAGACTTCCAAACAAAGCAGTGGATAGATGGTAAAAAAGCTTTTTACGTCAGCATAAACGACGACATATATGCATTTTCATCCTTAGAATCTGCCAAAGATTTTGCAGCGTTAAACAACGTCCACGAAATAAAGACCTTTGATAAATTGCTTACATAG
- a CDS encoding SapC family protein translates to MLGIYNYPKVINTMEDKPLGICMPKNYSFSRDFTIVPVGMSELVYLAALYPVVFAHHEGVFAAFAVLGGDSNHYLTKDGKWKIDHKPRVLDFYPFGAIRDRATNNIVVFYDKMPEESTECEDIEFINVLGEATEHLQRISQMAVGFYQDFEVAANLIKEMHDLKILRQTDLELKIDNDEKFIIEGAVMPDPGVLLGISPEKLYDLTRRGVTPVIYNVASSLMNVEFIRYLKKMGG, encoded by the coding sequence ATGTTAGGTATATACAACTATCCAAAAGTTATCAATACAATGGAGGATAAACCTTTAGGAATTTGCATGCCAAAAAACTACTCTTTTAGTAGAGATTTTACGATAGTACCGGTGGGCATGTCTGAGTTGGTTTATTTAGCGGCTCTTTATCCTGTTGTATTCGCTCATCATGAAGGTGTTTTTGCAGCGTTTGCTGTTTTAGGAGGCGATTCAAACCACTATCTCACAAAAGATGGCAAATGGAAGATAGACCATAAGCCAAGAGTGCTTGACTTTTATCCTTTTGGTGCTATAAGGGATAGGGCTACCAACAACATAGTGGTCTTTTACGATAAGATGCCAGAAGAGTCTACCGAATGTGAGGACATAGAATTTATAAATGTGCTTGGTGAAGCCACAGAACATCTTCAAAGAATATCTCAAATGGCTGTTGGTTTTTATCAGGATTTTGAAGTAGCGGCAAATCTTATAAAAGAGATGCATGATCTTAAAATCTTAAGACAAACAGATTTAGAGTTAAAAATAGACAACGATGAAAAGTTTATTATAGAAGGTGCAGTGATGCCAGACCCTGGTGTGCTTCTTGGTATCTCTCCGGAGAAACTTTACGATCTTACAAGAAGAGGTGTTACACCTGTAATATACAACGTTGCATCTTCTCTTATGAATGTGGAATTTATAAGATATTTAAAGAAGATGGGCGGTTGA
- a CDS encoding methyltransferase domain-containing protein → MEIIRVKKTFKQPYAGGADFHTFMEKSRYVIARDLMAQLPRDNYEQTKVPELPKEYYGEDLNGKSLLILNLFALGDSLMFTPILKHLKMKYPKSYIIMETRQGYNLLEGNPYVDEFIYTPVPYTRFKEVDYYTDCYEYVGSYFYNYMNLVDFWAAKLRQFDIKDKDPVVVPKQEAIDYMKPIIQKIRDENPGKKIIMAHMVASSIHRSLPPYLVSKIIDKMKDEYVFITAHPKWEAPAVDISKELYMMDVENLSPYMEKPQYLVAAIQEVDGVISADTVVPHIAAALKKPCVVISGGVAPEAQHFPKMSYTTSQPVYAKYLGNTCSAPCIMHAIAGPCQEAQIKQKFYSPCFDNIDVDEVVSKFKTIVHYIENPDKDVPTECPICKETNIYFEEIEKSWGYRLWECSVCGSIFSLPRKAEKTLDDIINKEQLKAFYDTKDIEDLDNLDNKEKLGITNIFTIYTYPTIRALLDVEPTLKGKKMLDIGFNSGKLLAVAHELLNLDVYGVERSENQAEKVKKALKDINIDIAKALDHKYIKNLKQKWGSFGIVILENIIGNLEYPYEFFEAVKDLIEEDGVAIFTFPNKDRPYIKVRKGLDWSVEDNDYKYTLNRVSARGLEIALKKVGFGYTYANATLLFPGDIVQIMGPPPVLTLNTGNNQQMNINPAGMETYIYNYMKPIFNAFSLHGQFGIVLASKKPINNYWFKRLDVLWELIQTNVMRREYIVNTYLER, encoded by the coding sequence ATGGAAATAATCAGAGTAAAAAAAACATTTAAACAGCCCTACGCTGGTGGTGCAGATTTTCATACATTCATGGAAAAAAGCAGATATGTGATAGCTCGTGACCTAATGGCGCAGCTTCCAAGAGATAACTATGAACAAACGAAGGTGCCAGAGCTTCCTAAAGAATACTACGGTGAAGATTTAAACGGAAAAAGTCTACTCATTTTAAACTTATTTGCTCTTGGTGACTCTTTAATGTTTACACCAATCTTAAAGCATCTTAAAATGAAGTATCCTAAAAGCTACATAATAATGGAAACAAGGCAGGGGTATAATTTGTTGGAAGGCAACCCTTATGTGGATGAGTTTATATATACCCCAGTTCCTTACACAAGGTTTAAAGAAGTAGATTATTATACAGACTGCTACGAATACGTTGGATCTTATTTCTACAACTATATGAACCTTGTAGATTTTTGGGCAGCCAAGCTAAGACAGTTTGATATAAAAGACAAAGACCCGGTTGTAGTACCAAAACAAGAAGCAATAGATTATATGAAACCCATCATTCAAAAGATAAGAGATGAGAATCCTGGTAAAAAGATAATAATGGCACACATGGTAGCTTCATCTATACATAGAAGTTTACCTCCTTATCTTGTATCAAAAATAATAGACAAAATGAAGGATGAGTATGTTTTTATTACCGCTCATCCAAAATGGGAAGCCCCAGCTGTAGATATATCAAAAGAGCTTTACATGATGGATGTGGAGAATTTATCCCCTTACATGGAAAAACCCCAGTATCTTGTAGCGGCAATTCAAGAAGTAGATGGAGTTATATCTGCCGATACAGTTGTACCACACATAGCAGCAGCCCTTAAAAAACCATGTGTAGTAATATCTGGTGGTGTAGCCCCAGAAGCCCAGCATTTTCCTAAAATGAGCTATACCACATCTCAGCCAGTGTATGCCAAATATCTTGGCAATACATGTTCTGCCCCTTGTATTATGCACGCTATAGCAGGACCTTGTCAGGAAGCCCAAATAAAACAAAAATTTTATAGCCCTTGTTTTGATAACATAGATGTAGATGAAGTTGTTTCCAAGTTTAAAACTATAGTCCATTATATAGAAAATCCGGATAAAGATGTACCTACCGAGTGTCCAATATGTAAAGAAACAAATATATATTTTGAAGAGATAGAAAAATCTTGGGGTTATAGGCTGTGGGAATGTAGCGTTTGTGGTTCTATATTCTCTTTGCCAAGAAAAGCGGAAAAAACTTTAGATGATATAATAAACAAGGAACAGTTAAAAGCTTTTTACGATACAAAGGATATAGAAGATCTTGATAATCTTGACAATAAAGAAAAACTTGGCATTACCAATATCTTTACCATATACACCTATCCTACTATAAGAGCTTTGCTGGATGTAGAGCCCACACTGAAAGGCAAAAAAATGCTTGATATAGGTTTTAACAGCGGTAAGCTTTTAGCTGTAGCCCACGAACTTTTAAACTTAGATGTATATGGAGTAGAGCGCTCAGAAAACCAAGCAGAAAAGGTTAAAAAAGCTCTTAAAGATATAAACATAGATATTGCTAAAGCCCTAGATCATAAATATATTAAAAACCTAAAACAAAAATGGGGAAGCTTTGGTATTGTGATTTTAGAAAATATAATAGGAAACTTGGAATACCCGTACGAGTTTTTTGAAGCTGTTAAAGATTTGATAGAAGAAGATGGAGTAGCTATATTTACATTTCCTAACAAAGATAGACCTTATATAAAAGTTAGAAAAGGTTTAGATTGGTCTGTGGAAGACAATGATTATAAGTATACTCTTAATAGAGTAAGCGCAAGAGGTTTAGAGATAGCACTTAAGAAAGTTGGATTTGGCTATACATATGCTAACGCCACCCTGCTTTTCCCGGGTGATATAGTACAAATTATGGGTCCACCTCCAGTGTTGACTTTAAATACCGGCAACAACCAGCAAATGAACATAAACCCAGCTGGCATGGAGACATATATTTATAACTATATGAAACCCATATTTAACGCTTTTTCCCTACATGGTCAATTTGGTATAGTGCTAGCTTCTAAAAAGCCTATAAACAACTATTGGTTTAAAAGGCTTGATGTATTGTGGGAACTTATTCAAACAAACGTTATGAGAAGAGAATATATAGTAAATACATATTTAGAGCGATGA